One window of Phycisphaeraceae bacterium genomic DNA carries:
- a CDS encoding insulinase family protein, whose translation MNSVSRAASALVVGLGVLSSAIAQPLPVDPALVVGQLDNGLNYIVRQHSVPEGRAVVWVHMHTGSLNETDPQRGIAHYLEHMAFNGSENFAPGTLVPFFQSLGMQFGRDQNAFTNMEQTTYQLSLPDTKPETLGKGLTFFADVTGRLSLLPNEIDDERQIIQEERRRGLSGRQRTGFYVIERIAPGSLYGERITIGKEETIDSVKKKDFEDYYGKWYGASNATLMVIADANPNEVVTLIKEKFGSLPKKPKPTPVDVRVKAYDKSFAIVASDPEVRSEDIQIVRLEPGRPAITTVPQFRDDIVAGIAEIAMNRRLSDKVSKGSTSYLNGRVSMGNQGTAIYAANANARAKPGMWKETVEEIALEIQRGRQFGFTSREIEDAKKEMIASAERAVETEGTTPMQGLMNRLNGAVSAGEPAISPAQRLELLQKLLPQITEEEVEKRFAKEFDPTAIAFVATLPSGPNVPSESELLAIGTRAFTVQPTQESEAEHATQLMSDLPNPGEFVEFTEDPSSKVWSGWLSNNVRVHYRFMDERKNQASVQIALIGGELLENADNRGITSAAQLAWSRPTTQKLSSTDIRELMTGKKINVRGGGGAFAGRGGGRGGRGGGGGIGGAEDAITLNISGNPEELESGFQLAYLLLTQPKIEASSFDQFKTMSKEMLIESTKNPMMMGMRTSISAQYPETEPRTKVMTPEQVDRLSLASSQAWLDKLIKDSPIEVVVVGDVPKDKVVELAERYLGSLPQRTKVSANTYANLRKIERPSGPRIIEKTIDTPTPQAFVMSGFYGADQANRADVRALAMASRILSTRMVKEVREDAQLVYSIGAQSRAATTYPGFGMFSAGAPTEPSKVKPLVDKLASMYDEFAKNGPTEEEMVVARKQFANTFKDQLQDPGYWAQRLDQITFRGLKLEEIVEDPEAYQALTADQVKQVFAKYYSPDQAVVVTVRPAASASPGAVPAPRSTVSGESEGSGSGH comes from the coding sequence ATGAATTCAGTATCCCGCGCTGCGAGCGCTCTTGTCGTCGGGCTGGGTGTGCTTTCTTCCGCCATTGCGCAGCCCCTCCCGGTCGACCCCGCGCTCGTCGTCGGCCAACTCGACAACGGCCTCAACTACATCGTGCGGCAGCACTCGGTGCCCGAGGGACGCGCGGTCGTCTGGGTGCACATGCACACGGGGTCGCTCAACGAGACCGATCCGCAGCGCGGCATCGCTCACTATCTCGAGCACATGGCGTTCAACGGATCCGAGAACTTTGCTCCCGGAACGCTGGTTCCGTTCTTTCAATCGCTGGGAATGCAGTTCGGTCGCGACCAGAACGCGTTCACCAATATGGAGCAGACGACGTATCAGTTGTCGCTTCCGGATACCAAGCCCGAGACCTTGGGTAAGGGCTTGACGTTCTTTGCCGACGTCACCGGTCGGCTCTCTCTATTGCCGAATGAAATCGACGACGAGCGCCAGATCATTCAGGAGGAGCGTCGGCGCGGCTTGTCGGGTCGCCAGCGTACCGGTTTCTACGTGATCGAGCGCATCGCGCCGGGATCGCTGTACGGTGAACGCATCACGATCGGCAAAGAAGAGACGATCGATAGTGTGAAGAAGAAGGACTTCGAAGACTACTACGGCAAGTGGTACGGCGCATCCAACGCAACACTCATGGTGATCGCCGACGCAAACCCCAACGAGGTAGTGACGCTCATCAAGGAAAAATTCGGATCGCTTCCCAAAAAGCCGAAGCCGACCCCGGTCGACGTGCGCGTGAAGGCGTACGACAAAAGCTTTGCGATCGTCGCGAGCGACCCCGAGGTGCGCAGCGAGGACATCCAGATTGTCCGGCTCGAGCCGGGGCGCCCCGCCATCACCACGGTGCCGCAGTTCCGCGACGACATCGTCGCCGGGATCGCCGAGATCGCCATGAATCGCCGGCTGAGCGACAAGGTTTCGAAGGGATCGACCAGCTATCTCAACGGTCGCGTTTCGATGGGGAATCAGGGAACCGCGATCTATGCCGCGAACGCGAACGCGCGTGCCAAGCCCGGAATGTGGAAGGAGACGGTTGAAGAAATCGCTCTCGAAATCCAGCGCGGGCGGCAATTCGGGTTCACTTCGCGCGAAATCGAAGACGCGAAGAAGGAGATGATCGCAAGCGCGGAGCGAGCCGTCGAGACCGAGGGGACGACGCCGATGCAGGGATTGATGAATCGTTTGAACGGCGCGGTCTCCGCCGGCGAACCCGCGATTTCGCCCGCGCAGCGACTCGAGCTTCTTCAGAAGCTGCTCCCGCAGATCACCGAAGAGGAAGTCGAGAAGCGATTCGCGAAGGAATTCGATCCCACTGCGATCGCCTTTGTCGCGACACTTCCGTCGGGTCCGAACGTGCCGAGTGAATCCGAACTTCTCGCGATCGGCACCAGGGCTTTCACGGTGCAGCCGACTCAGGAATCGGAAGCCGAGCACGCCACCCAGTTAATGAGCGATCTTCCCAATCCGGGAGAATTTGTCGAATTCACGGAAGACCCGTCGAGCAAGGTCTGGTCGGGGTGGCTCTCGAACAACGTGCGGGTTCACTATCGATTCATGGACGAGCGGAAGAATCAGGCCTCGGTGCAGATCGCGCTCATCGGGGGGGAGCTGCTCGAAAACGCCGACAACCGCGGCATCACGAGCGCGGCGCAGCTCGCGTGGAGCCGGCCCACAACCCAGAAGCTCTCCTCGACTGATATCCGCGAACTGATGACGGGAAAGAAAATCAACGTGCGTGGCGGCGGCGGCGCCTTTGCCGGGCGCGGGGGTGGGCGCGGGGGCCGGGGAGGTGGAGGAGGAATCGGCGGCGCAGAAGACGCCATCACACTCAACATCAGCGGAAACCCGGAGGAACTCGAATCTGGTTTCCAACTGGCGTACTTGCTCCTGACCCAGCCGAAGATCGAGGCCTCGTCGTTTGATCAATTCAAGACGATGTCGAAAGAGATGCTGATCGAATCGACCAAGAACCCGATGATGATGGGGATGCGCACGTCGATTTCGGCGCAGTATCCGGAAACAGAGCCTCGCACGAAGGTCATGACCCCGGAGCAGGTGGATCGACTCTCGCTCGCGTCGTCGCAGGCGTGGCTCGACAAACTCATCAAGGATTCGCCGATCGAGGTTGTCGTTGTCGGCGATGTGCCGAAAGATAAAGTCGTGGAACTCGCGGAGCGTTATCTTGGATCGCTGCCGCAGCGTACGAAGGTCAGCGCCAACACGTACGCCAATCTCCGCAAGATCGAGAGGCCGAGCGGTCCGCGGATCATCGAGAAGACGATCGATACGCCCACGCCGCAGGCGTTTGTGATGTCCGGTTTTTATGGCGCGGACCAGGCGAATCGTGCCGATGTTCGGGCGCTGGCGATGGCCTCGCGAATTCTGTCGACACGCATGGTGAAAGAAGTGCGTGAGGATGCGCAGCTGGTGTACAGCATCGGCGCACAGTCGCGGGCGGCAACGACGTATCCGGGATTCGGCATGTTCTCTGCCGGCGCACCGACGGAGCCCTCCAAGGTGAAGCCTCTGGTGGACAAGCTGGCCTCGATGTATGACGAGTTCGCGAAGAACGGGCCGACTGAGGAGGAGATGGTGGTGGCGCGCAAGCAGTTTGCCAACACGTTCAAGGATCAATTGCAGGACCCGGGGTACTGGGCGCAGCGGCTGGATCAGATCACATTCCGCGGTCTGAAGCTCGAGGAGATCGTTGAAGATCCCGAGGCGTATCAGGCGCTGACCGCCGATCAGGTCAAGCAGGTCTTCGCGAAGTACTACTCGCCCGACCAGGCCGTCGTCGTGACGGTTCGCCCCGCGGCTTCTGCTTCGCCGGGCGCGGTTCCCGCACCCCGGTCGACGGTTTCAGGAGAATCGGAAGGCTCGGGAAGCGGGCACTGA
- a CDS encoding RpiB/LacA/LacB family sugar-phosphate isomerase, translated as MIIGIAADHGGFELKRELAVRLQKAGHTVRDFGDGASTPADDYPDYVIPLSRAVAAGEVERGIAVCGSGVGAAICANKVEGVRASLIHDHFSAKQGVEDDHMNVLCLGGRTTGVETAWDFVQTFLTAQYSKEERHLRRLAKVAALSADRKR; from the coding sequence GTGATCATCGGAATCGCCGCGGATCATGGTGGATTCGAGTTGAAACGCGAACTCGCCGTGCGCCTTCAGAAAGCGGGCCACACCGTCCGCGACTTCGGCGACGGCGCGAGCACCCCGGCCGACGATTATCCGGATTATGTCATTCCCTTATCTCGCGCTGTCGCTGCGGGAGAGGTCGAGCGCGGCATCGCCGTCTGCGGCAGCGGGGTCGGCGCCGCAATCTGCGCGAACAAGGTCGAAGGTGTCCGCGCCTCGCTCATCCACGACCACTTTTCTGCAAAGCAAGGGGTCGAAGACGACCACATGAATGTGCTGTGCCTGGGCGGCAGAACAACCGGCGTGGAGACCGCCTGGGACTTCGTTCAGACGTTTCTCACGGCGCAGTACAGCAAGGAAGAACGCCATCTCCGCCGGCTCGCAAAAGTCGCGGCGCTCTCCGCCGATCGCAAGCGGTGA
- the tal gene encoding transaldolase yields MNATAKLRDIGQSLWLDNITRDLLKSGTLAKYINEWSVTGLTSNPTIFEHAFKNSSLYDDSIQRKVREGKTDEPLFFDIAIEDLTAAADLFRPIYDKTNGLDGFVSLEVSPKLAFDTAATIAAAKSLHAKANRPNLYIKIPGTKEGLPAIEEAISAGVPVNVTLLFSREQYVAAAQAYQRGIERRINAGLNPRVESVASVFISRWDGAIAGKVPAELTNKLGLAMGLRIYKAYRDLLNSQAWQRMYNFGARPQRLLWASTGTKDPKASDILYIKGLASPFTVNTMPEGTLKAFADHGEVGELLPADGGTGETQLAGFTKAGVDLDQLAAKLQTDGAASFVKSWESLLSGLSEKVRGAKAPAGVA; encoded by the coding sequence ATGAACGCCACCGCCAAACTCAGAGACATCGGCCAGAGCCTCTGGCTCGACAACATCACGCGCGATCTGCTCAAGAGCGGCACGCTCGCGAAGTACATCAACGAATGGTCGGTCACCGGCCTCACGTCCAACCCCACCATCTTTGAGCACGCTTTCAAGAACAGCTCGCTCTACGACGACTCGATCCAGCGAAAAGTCCGCGAGGGCAAAACCGACGAGCCTCTCTTCTTCGACATCGCGATCGAAGACCTGACCGCCGCCGCAGACCTCTTCCGCCCGATCTACGACAAAACCAACGGGCTCGATGGTTTCGTCTCGCTCGAGGTCTCGCCGAAGCTCGCTTTCGATACCGCCGCGACCATCGCCGCGGCAAAGTCGCTTCACGCCAAGGCCAATCGCCCGAATCTCTACATCAAAATTCCCGGAACAAAGGAAGGGTTGCCGGCCATCGAGGAAGCGATCTCCGCCGGTGTTCCGGTGAACGTGACGCTGCTCTTTTCGCGCGAGCAGTATGTTGCCGCGGCACAGGCCTATCAACGCGGCATCGAGCGCCGCATCAACGCGGGTCTCAATCCGCGCGTTGAATCGGTTGCCTCGGTTTTCATCAGCCGTTGGGACGGCGCGATCGCCGGGAAAGTGCCGGCCGAGCTGACGAATAAGCTCGGCCTCGCGATGGGACTTCGAATCTATAAGGCGTATCGCGATCTGCTGAATTCACAGGCCTGGCAACGCATGTACAACTTCGGGGCGCGCCCCCAGCGCCTCCTCTGGGCCAGCACCGGTACGAAGGACCCCAAGGCCTCCGATATTCTCTATATCAAGGGCCTCGCCTCACCCTTCACCGTCAACACCATGCCCGAAGGCACACTCAAAGCGTTTGCCGATCACGGCGAAGTCGGTGAACTCCTCCCGGCAGACGGCGGCACCGGCGAAACACAGCTCGCCGGATTCACCAAGGCGGGAGTCGATCTCGATCAACTCGCGGCAAAACTGCAGACCGACGGCGCTGCATCGTTCGTGAAGAGTTGGGAGTCGCTGCTCTCGGGCCTTTCGGAAAAGGTTCGCGGCGCAAAGGCCCCGGCCGGCGTCGCCTGA
- a CDS encoding fumarate reductase/succinate dehydrogenase flavoprotein subunit, whose protein sequence is MSDYQTHEHDVLVIGAGGAGLRAAIEASASGVSVGLVCKSLLGKAHTVMAEGGMAAAMANVDDRDNWKVHFSDTMRGGQYLNNWVMAEIHAKEAPDRVRELEKWGALFDRTKDGRILQRNFGGHRYPRLAHVGDRTGLEMIRTLQDYGIHQGITVYMEHTTTALLKDSERVVGAFGYDRERGRFRVFKAKAVVLATGGIGRAFKITSNSWEYTGDGQALAYFAGADLMDMEFIQFHPTGMVWPPSVRGILVTEGVRGEGGRLLNNKGERFMFNDIPDLYKNQVAKDAEEGWRYVEGDKNANRPPELLTRDHVARCINREVKAGRGSPHGGVYLDIAWIKEKVANAPERIKKKLPSMYHQFKELAGVDITTEAMEVGPTTHYVMGGVRVDGVTQMSNVPGLFAAGEVAAGLHGSNRLGGNSLSDLLVFGKRAGEHAAEFAKKYGAGAIDEGQVSAAAKKALEPFDRPTGENPYVVQHALQEMMQDKVGIVRTEADMIAALEGLMMLRKRAAGVGIDGNREYNPGWHTALDLENLLVCSEAATRSAIDREESRGGHFREDHSEKKKEFSQHNTVVRRGPDGSMQLRRETISPLRDDLKQVIEENK, encoded by the coding sequence ATGAGCGACTATCAGACTCACGAACACGATGTGCTGGTGATCGGTGCGGGGGGCGCGGGATTGCGCGCGGCGATCGAGGCCTCGGCTTCGGGTGTCTCTGTGGGCCTGGTGTGCAAGTCATTGCTCGGCAAAGCGCACACGGTGATGGCCGAGGGCGGCATGGCCGCGGCGATGGCCAATGTGGACGACCGCGACAACTGGAAGGTTCACTTTTCCGATACGATGCGCGGCGGCCAATACCTCAACAACTGGGTGATGGCGGAGATCCACGCCAAGGAAGCGCCGGACCGGGTCCGCGAACTCGAGAAGTGGGGCGCGCTGTTCGATCGCACGAAGGACGGGCGCATTCTCCAGCGAAACTTCGGAGGTCATCGCTATCCGCGCCTCGCGCACGTGGGCGACCGCACGGGACTCGAGATGATCCGGACGCTTCAAGACTACGGAATCCATCAGGGCATCACGGTCTACATGGAGCACACGACGACGGCGCTTCTGAAGGACAGTGAGCGCGTTGTCGGCGCGTTCGGATACGACCGCGAACGGGGCCGGTTCCGGGTGTTCAAAGCCAAGGCGGTGGTGCTCGCGACGGGCGGCATCGGTCGCGCGTTCAAGATCACCAGCAATTCGTGGGAATATACCGGCGACGGGCAGGCGCTCGCGTATTTTGCGGGCGCGGACCTGATGGATATGGAGTTCATCCAGTTCCATCCGACGGGGATGGTGTGGCCGCCGAGCGTGAGAGGCATTCTCGTCACCGAAGGCGTGCGAGGCGAGGGTGGACGCTTGCTCAACAACAAGGGCGAGCGGTTCATGTTCAACGACATCCCGGACCTGTACAAGAACCAGGTTGCAAAGGACGCCGAGGAAGGCTGGCGGTATGTCGAGGGCGACAAGAACGCGAATCGGCCGCCGGAGTTGCTGACGCGCGATCACGTGGCGCGCTGCATCAATCGGGAGGTGAAAGCGGGAAGGGGCAGCCCGCACGGCGGCGTTTATCTCGACATCGCGTGGATCAAAGAGAAAGTGGCGAACGCGCCGGAGCGCATCAAGAAGAAACTGCCGAGCATGTATCACCAGTTCAAAGAACTGGCCGGCGTCGACATCACAACCGAAGCGATGGAAGTCGGCCCGACAACGCACTACGTCATGGGCGGCGTGCGCGTCGATGGTGTGACGCAGATGTCGAACGTGCCCGGTCTTTTCGCAGCGGGCGAGGTCGCGGCGGGCTTGCACGGTTCCAATCGATTGGGCGGAAACTCGCTCTCGGACTTGCTCGTTTTCGGAAAACGGGCGGGCGAGCACGCCGCGGAATTCGCGAAAAAATACGGCGCGGGCGCGATCGATGAGGGGCAGGTGAGCGCAGCGGCCAAAAAGGCGCTCGAGCCCTTCGACCGGCCGACGGGCGAGAATCCGTATGTCGTGCAGCACGCGCTGCAGGAGATGATGCAGGACAAAGTGGGGATCGTGCGTACCGAGGCGGACATGATTGCGGCGCTGGAGGGGCTGATGATGCTCAGGAAGCGTGCCGCGGGAGTCGGGATCGACGGGAATCGTGAGTACAACCCGGGCTGGCACACGGCGCTGGATCTTGAGAACCTGCTCGTGTGCTCCGAAGCCGCGACGAGGAGCGCGATCGACCGGGAAGAGAGCCGCGGCGGGCATTTCCGCGAGGATCATTCGGAGAAGAAGAAGGAGTTCTCGCAGCACAACACGGTGGTTCGGCGCGGGCCCGATGGATCGATGCAACTTCGGCGCGAGACCATCTCGCCGCTGCGGGACGATCTCAAGCAGGTCATTGAGGAAAACAAGTAG
- a CDS encoding succinate dehydrogenase/fumarate reductase iron-sulfur subunit — protein MTTTGNTRPSNGTQRAMFRVWKGQGESAAFKDFHTDVSGGMVVLDAIHQIQAESEPTLACRWNCKAGKCGSCSAEINGKPRLMCMTRLDTLDLSMPVIVEPMKSFPHVKDLVTDVSWNYEVKKRIKPFRPRKPDAPDGTWRMQQSDVDRVQEFRKCIECFLCQNVCHVLRDHHKHDEFAGPRHFVYTAALEMHPLDTEDRTKYLRDEEGLGYCNITKCCTKVCPENITITDNAIIPLKERVVDEFYDPLTKLFRMFKPRKLE, from the coding sequence ATGACCACAACCGGCAACACGCGCCCTTCAAATGGCACACAGAGAGCCATGTTCCGAGTCTGGAAAGGGCAGGGCGAGAGCGCCGCGTTCAAGGATTTTCATACCGACGTGAGCGGCGGCATGGTCGTGCTGGATGCGATTCACCAGATTCAGGCGGAGTCGGAGCCGACGCTCGCGTGCCGCTGGAACTGCAAGGCGGGCAAGTGCGGCTCGTGCTCGGCGGAGATCAACGGCAAGCCGCGCCTCATGTGCATGACCAGGCTCGACACGCTCGATCTTTCGATGCCGGTGATCGTCGAGCCGATGAAATCGTTCCCGCACGTGAAGGATCTCGTCACGGATGTGTCGTGGAACTACGAGGTGAAGAAGCGGATCAAGCCTTTCAGGCCGCGGAAGCCCGATGCGCCGGATGGAACCTGGCGGATGCAGCAATCGGATGTCGATCGGGTGCAGGAATTCCGCAAGTGCATCGAATGTTTCCTGTGCCAGAACGTGTGCCACGTGCTCCGTGATCACCACAAGCACGACGAGTTCGCAGGCCCGCGGCACTTTGTGTACACGGCGGCACTCGAGATGCACCCGCTCGACACCGAGGATCGCACGAAATATCTACGGGATGAAGAAGGTCTTGGGTATTGCAACATCACCAAATGCTGCACAAAGGTCTGCCCGGAAAACATCACGATCACGGACAACGCGATCATCCCGCTGAAGGAGCGCGTGGTGGACGAGTTCTACGACCCGTTGACGAAGCTGTTCCGGATGTTCAAGCCTCGGAAGTTGGAGTGA
- a CDS encoding histidine phosphatase family protein, protein MSEFPSVVLARHGETEWSKSGKHTGLTDLPLTPQGEAAARAIGERLQGQRFDRVFVSPLQRAFKTCKLAGFGGMAEVNHDLVEWDYGNYEGLTSAQIRQQNPDWNLFRDGCPGGESPSAIAARADRVVAKTRKIGGRVLLFSSGHFLRALASRWLQVPIYPGGGHLLLGTASVSILSYEHNLQEPAISLWNDRHHVPK, encoded by the coding sequence ATGAGCGAATTCCCATCCGTCGTCCTCGCGCGCCACGGCGAAACCGAATGGAGCAAGAGTGGAAAACACACGGGATTGACCGATCTGCCATTAACGCCGCAAGGGGAAGCCGCGGCACGGGCCATCGGTGAACGTCTTCAGGGACAGCGATTCGATAGAGTCTTTGTGAGTCCGCTCCAGCGCGCCTTCAAAACGTGCAAACTAGCCGGCTTTGGTGGAATGGCCGAAGTCAATCACGACCTCGTGGAATGGGACTACGGCAATTATGAAGGCCTGACGAGCGCTCAAATCCGGCAACAGAACCCCGATTGGAATCTCTTTCGCGACGGATGCCCCGGTGGCGAGAGCCCCTCGGCGATCGCCGCCCGCGCCGATCGCGTCGTCGCCAAGACCAGGAAAATCGGCGGCCGCGTGCTCCTCTTTTCCAGCGGCCACTTTCTCCGCGCGCTGGCATCCCGCTGGCTCCAAGTCCCGATCTATCCGGGCGGCGGACACCTGCTTCTGGGCACGGCGAGCGTCAGCATCCTCAGCTACGAACACAACTTGCAGGAACCGGCCATCTCCCTCTGGAATGACCGCCATCATGTCCCAAAGTAA
- the pgi gene encoding glucose-6-phosphate isomerase, whose product MPESKDLTSLPSWRALGDHYSKVREAHLRQLFSQDPQRGTKLTVEGGGLFLDYSKNRITEQTLGLLIKLAEEAGLRAKIDAMFRGDKINITENRAVLHTALRAPRGTTITVDGENVVPEVHAVLDKMSSFCDRVRKGDWKGHTGKAIRNVVNIGIGGSDLGPVMAYEALRHYTRRDMTFRFVSNVDGIDFVEATHDLDPSETLFIVSSKTFTTLETMTNAQSARDWLLKGLGGDATAVAKHFVAVSTNAKKVAEFGIDTANMFEFWDWVGGRYSMDSAIGLSTMLAVGPDGFRQMLDGFHKMDEHFRTSPFQKNLPVIMGLLALWYSDFFKAETIAVLPYEQYLKRFPAYLQQLTMESNGKHVTLSGKTVDYATGAIYWGEPGTNGQHSFYQLIHQGTRLIPCDFIAFNHALTPLGRHHDMLIANVLAQAEALAFGKTADEVRKEGTPESLVPHRVFEGNRPSNMIFADRLTPAVLGALVALYEHSVFVQGAIWNIDSFDQWGVELGKALAQKIIPELEAPAEPNLAHDSSTSNLIRRYRAARSGK is encoded by the coding sequence ATGCCGGAATCGAAAGACTTGACGTCGTTACCCTCGTGGCGTGCACTCGGCGATCACTACAGCAAAGTGCGCGAAGCGCACCTTCGTCAGTTGTTCTCACAGGACCCGCAGCGCGGCACGAAACTGACGGTCGAAGGCGGCGGGCTGTTCCTCGACTATTCAAAGAACCGAATCACGGAGCAAACACTCGGGCTCCTCATCAAGCTCGCCGAGGAAGCGGGCTTGCGCGCGAAGATCGACGCGATGTTCCGCGGCGACAAGATCAACATCACCGAGAATCGTGCGGTGCTCCACACGGCGCTGCGCGCGCCCCGCGGCACCACGATCACCGTTGATGGCGAGAACGTCGTGCCCGAAGTCCATGCGGTTCTCGACAAAATGTCTTCGTTCTGCGATCGCGTCCGCAAGGGCGATTGGAAAGGACACACCGGCAAAGCGATACGGAACGTCGTCAACATCGGTATCGGCGGCTCGGATCTCGGGCCCGTCATGGCCTACGAAGCGCTCCGCCATTACACGCGGCGAGATATGACATTCCGGTTTGTGTCCAATGTCGATGGAATCGACTTCGTCGAAGCGACGCACGATCTCGATCCGAGTGAAACGCTCTTTATTGTTTCCTCGAAAACGTTCACCACGCTCGAGACCATGACCAACGCGCAGAGCGCACGGGACTGGCTGCTCAAGGGTCTCGGCGGTGACGCAACGGCGGTCGCCAAGCACTTTGTCGCCGTCTCGACCAACGCCAAGAAAGTCGCCGAGTTCGGCATCGACACCGCCAACATGTTCGAGTTCTGGGATTGGGTCGGCGGCCGCTATTCGATGGACTCCGCCATCGGCCTCTCGACCATGCTCGCCGTCGGTCCCGACGGTTTCCGCCAAATGCTCGACGGTTTCCACAAGATGGATGAGCACTTCCGGACATCTCCCTTCCAGAAGAATCTCCCCGTCATCATGGGCCTTCTTGCCCTCTGGTACTCGGATTTCTTCAAGGCCGAGACGATCGCGGTCCTCCCCTACGAGCAGTACTTGAAACGCTTCCCGGCTTATCTCCAGCAGCTCACCATGGAGAGCAACGGCAAGCATGTGACCCTCAGCGGCAAAACCGTCGACTACGCGACCGGCGCCATCTATTGGGGCGAACCGGGAACCAACGGCCAGCACTCGTTCTACCAGTTGATCCACCAGGGCACGCGCCTCATCCCCTGCGACTTTATTGCGTTCAATCACGCGTTGACGCCCCTCGGTCGCCACCACGACATGCTGATCGCCAACGTGCTGGCTCAAGCCGAAGCACTCGCGTTCGGCAAAACCGCCGACGAGGTCCGCAAAGAAGGAACGCCCGAGTCGCTTGTCCCCCACCGCGTCTTCGAAGGAAACCGTCCTTCCAACATGATCTTTGCCGATCGGCTGACGCCGGCGGTTCTCGGCGCGCTCGTCGCGCTCTATGAACACAGCGTCTTCGTTCAGGGCGCGATCTGGAACATCGACAGTTTCGATCAATGGGGCGTCGAGCTCGGCAAGGCTCTCGCCCAGAAGATCATCCCCGAGCTCGAGGCGCCAGCCGAACCCAACCTGGCGCACGACAGTTCCACGTCGAATCTGATCCGCCGCTACCGGGCCGCTCGCTCGGGCAAATAG
- a CDS encoding four helix bundle protein — protein sequence MNKRIHELTRERAFRRDYVMTDQFRRASLSVMNNVAEGFERYRRAEFLQFLSISKGSAGEIRSMLYAALDVGHINQPTFEELLELIQELGSSLGSFRSGLERSAPKPSVGRRKATVCVTQDAGH from the coding sequence GTGAACAAGCGAATTCATGAATTGACACGGGAACGCGCGTTTCGGCGTGACTACGTGATGACCGATCAATTTCGCCGGGCTTCGCTTTCCGTCATGAACAACGTCGCCGAGGGGTTCGAGCGATATCGAAGAGCGGAGTTTCTGCAGTTTCTTTCGATTTCAAAAGGCTCGGCCGGGGAGATTCGCTCGATGCTGTATGCGGCCCTTGATGTCGGGCACATTAACCAGCCGACCTTTGAAGAATTGCTAGAGCTCATACAAGAACTGGGCAGCTCGCTGGGGAGTTTTCGATCGGGTTTGGAGCGCAGCGCGCCAAAGCCCTCTGTGGGCCGAAGAAAAGCCACGGTTTGTGTGACGCAGGACGCAGGACACTAA